The genomic stretch CACCGTTTTGTTCTCCTGGGCCCCAACTCGTTTAGTTGGGGCTTTTTAATTTGTGGCTTGAAAAATATTAATATTCGTTTAGATTCTCTCTGGATTTGAAAATCATAATATCTGGAGGGTTCGTTGAATTATTCGCCACAAGGATTCACCTTGCTGGAACTGATGGTGACCCTGGTCGTCACTGTGGGTCTACTTGCTGTATCACTGCCTATCTATGGAGCCTGGCTCGATAAGCAGGAAAATCGCGCCGCCGCCCGTGCTATCGCCGGGGCATTGCGAGAGGCCAGGGCCGCCGCTGTCGCCCATCACCGGGAACATCGGGTCAAGTTTGTCGCTCCGCCACCGGTCTCAGGACAAAATCCCTCTTTCCTTTTTCAGCGAGGTAACCTGTCGAGAAACAGTACCGAGTGGGAAGACCTGACATCGAACAATCCTCTTCCGGAAGGGCTCTTTCTGCGGTTCACCCAGAGTTGTGTCGAGGATGTTTCGCCTCGCTATCTCTCCTTTAATCCGGATGGCTCAAGCAACAGTCTTTACCTCTGCCTTGGTCGAAGTGCAGGCGGGGAGAATGAGCGGACTTTTGCCGTGGGGGTAAGTCACTCCAGCACCGGCCGTGTCACAATTCTTCGCTGGAACGCGGCCTGCAGCTGCTTTCAGTAAAATCTTTTCCCTTGCAACCCAAGTACCCTTTTCCTATAGTGTAAACTTCATTTTCAGTCATTTAAGGGAGTTTGCACTATGGCCAAGATTGTTCCTTTTCGCGGGCTTCGCTATAACCTGGAGCAGATTAAAAAGCCCGGTGCGGTAATGGCGCCCCCCTACGATGTTATTTCGCCTGCTTTGCAGGACGACCTCTATGATCGGCATCCGGCCAACGTGGTGCGCCTTATTCTCGGCAGGAAGACGGCGGGGGATGATGACACAAACAACTGTTACACCCGTGCTGCCGCCGATTTTGAACAGTGGCAGCAGGACAAGGTTCTGCAGCGGGATGCCGAGCCTTCCATTTACCTCTATGACCAGCAATATGAGGTCGAGGGGCTGGGGACGGTTGTTCGTAAGGGGATTATGGCCCTGACCCGCATCGAGGATTTTTCCACCGGCGTGGTCAAGCCTCACGAAAAGACCCTGGCCGGCCCGAAAACGGACCGACTGAATCTCACCAAGGCCTGTGGCGCCAACTTCAGCCCGATCTTCTCCCTCTATTCCGATCCCTGCTGTGTCCTCGAATCTCTCAGTCGCTCCCAGAAGGAGCGCACTCCCGATGTGGAAGTGGCTGATGACGATGGGGTGATCCATCGCCTTTGGCAGGTCACCGACGCCGCGGTCATCGACAAGGCCCAGGAGCTTCTGGACAGCAAGCCCCTGTTCATTGCTGATGGCCATCACCGCTATGAAACAGCCATCAACTACCGCAACTACATGCGGGAGAAACATCCTGACTTTACCGGAAAAGAACCGTTCAACTATGTGTTGATGTATTTCGCCAACATGGAAGACCAGGGCATGCTGATCTTTCCGACCCACCGGCTCCTGTTCAATCTGCCCGGTTTCCGCATGCCAACCTTCATTACGGCCCTGCGTCCCTACTTCGAGGTCGAATCGATGAGTCTTGATCCCGAGGATGCCGAGGCGCGTAAAAAGGTGCAGCGCACTCTGCTGGAGAAGGGGGAAAAAGGCCATGCCTTCGGCCTTTATGGCGGCGAGAATACCGTCTATTTCCTCACGCTGAAAGATGAAACCGTCATGGACCGCTTCTTCGACGAGAAAGCCCCCAAGGCGCTGCGCACGCTGGACGTCTCCATCCTCCACCGCCTGGTGCTGGAAGATGTCCTCAAGATCACCCCGGAAGCCCAGGAACAGCAGACCAATCTCAAGTACGTCAAGAACATGGACGAGCCCTTCTCCCGCGTCCTGTCCGGCGAGGTGCAGCTGGCCTTCATGCTCAACCCCACCCGCATGAGCGAGGTGCGTGATGTGGCCAACGCCGGTGAAAAAATGCCGCAGAAATCGACTTACTTTTATCCGAAGCTTTTGACCGGCCTTGTGATCAACAAGATTGTGCCCAGTGAGAAAGTCGAGGACTAAATACCCCTGCCAGCCGGTTCTTTAAGTCGGGCCGGGAGGCAATGCCTGAAGGATATCGACCACTAACCGATGCCAGTCACGCCCAGCGATATTGTCAAATTCATTGAAAGCAGACCCGGGCGTCCCCTGTCGGCCCGGGAAATTGCCGAGGGTCTGCGCATTTCCCCTTCCCAACGAAAAAAGTTCTATCGCCTTCTTGAGTCTTTGGCCACCGAGGGTCTGGTGGCCCATCTCAAGGGGGACCGCTATAGTCTTCCCCGCAAACAGAATCTGGTCACCGGCACGATTTCCGTACATCGTGACGGCTATGGCTTTGTCTCGCCACGGGAAGGGCAGGGACCTGACGTCTTTGTTCCGGCGCGTTTTCTGCGTGAAGTCATGCACGGCGACGAGGTCGTGGTGCGGGTCGAAAGAGGGGGGCGACCCGGAAAACCGGAGGGACGCCTTGTCCGGGTGGAGAAGCGAGCCCACACCACCCTGGTCGGCCTTTATGAGCAGGGGCGCAAATTCGGCTCGGTTCATCCCGCCGATCCCCGGCTGAACCAGCCCATATTTGTGCCGGCTGGCCAGGAGCTTGGCGCCCGGGGAGGGGAGGTCGTCCTGGTCGCCATCGACGCCTATCCCAATGAATTTCGCAACGCCGAAGGGCACATCGTGCAGGTGCTTGGCGACCCCTCCGACCCCGCCGTCGAAATCCTCTCCATCATCCATAAACATGGGC from Desulfuromonas sp. KJ2020 encodes the following:
- a CDS encoding DUF1015 domain-containing protein yields the protein MAKIVPFRGLRYNLEQIKKPGAVMAPPYDVISPALQDDLYDRHPANVVRLILGRKTAGDDDTNNCYTRAAADFEQWQQDKVLQRDAEPSIYLYDQQYEVEGLGTVVRKGIMALTRIEDFSTGVVKPHEKTLAGPKTDRLNLTKACGANFSPIFSLYSDPCCVLESLSRSQKERTPDVEVADDDGVIHRLWQVTDAAVIDKAQELLDSKPLFIADGHHRYETAINYRNYMREKHPDFTGKEPFNYVLMYFANMEDQGMLIFPTHRLLFNLPGFRMPTFITALRPYFEVESMSLDPEDAEARKKVQRTLLEKGEKGHAFGLYGGENTVYFLTLKDETVMDRFFDEKAPKALRTLDVSILHRLVLEDVLKITPEAQEQQTNLKYVKNMDEPFSRVLSGEVQLAFMLNPTRMSEVRDVANAGEKMPQKSTYFYPKLLTGLVINKIVPSEKVED
- a CDS encoding Tfp pilus assembly protein FimT/FimU translates to MNYSPQGFTLLELMVTLVVTVGLLAVSLPIYGAWLDKQENRAAARAIAGALREARAAAVAHHREHRVKFVAPPPVSGQNPSFLFQRGNLSRNSTEWEDLTSNNPLPEGLFLRFTQSCVEDVSPRYLSFNPDGSSNSLYLCLGRSAGGENERTFAVGVSHSSTGRVTILRWNAACSCFQ